In Dehalogenimonas etheniformans, one genomic interval encodes:
- a CDS encoding glycosyltransferase: MSSDRIVLLVVTSTFHAALKELVAIQSEVYETHVVYIDYPGVSGSVDRGNFVAYPIKYRGKTPFLAEMGLFESLAIVPTLFEMLRTTHRILKEHSVNIIHAHWSLPAGFIAALAKGKTPVVLTLRGLDARLQRKQKLFQPFANFALRQASKVVALGSDLKRQAAELGCPDTKIMMMNVGVNMDRFKPANKTNARTSLNVPDVFTVVYVGNLIKLKRVDMVIRSCSELGPEHDWRLMIIGSGPEESQLKLLASSIGCSKRVSFIGQVSYSKIPQYVASADVLMLLSESEGLPGCIQEAFACGVPVIATAVGGVVDLVKDGDNGFLVRTWEEARDRLEKMISNPDLTLRLGASAYKYAQKNLSLNSIANDLDNIYRRLITGCPQSK; encoded by the coding sequence ATGTCTTCTGATCGTATTGTTTTGTTGGTTGTAACAAGTACTTTCCACGCTGCCTTAAAGGAATTGGTAGCAATCCAGTCCGAGGTTTATGAAACCCATGTGGTTTATATTGACTACCCCGGCGTCTCCGGTTCGGTAGACCGGGGTAACTTTGTCGCATATCCAATCAAATACAGGGGCAAGACGCCTTTTCTCGCAGAGATGGGATTGTTTGAATCTCTCGCGATAGTACCCACGTTATTTGAAATGCTTAGGACCACACATCGTATCTTAAAGGAGCATTCAGTCAATATCATACATGCCCATTGGTCGCTCCCGGCGGGTTTTATAGCTGCTCTTGCAAAAGGAAAAACACCCGTGGTGCTAACATTGCGCGGGTTGGATGCAAGGTTGCAGCGTAAACAAAAGCTTTTTCAACCATTCGCCAATTTCGCGCTACGCCAGGCATCCAAAGTAGTGGCTCTTGGAAGCGATCTGAAAAGGCAAGCCGCCGAGTTGGGATGCCCGGACACAAAGATCATGATGATGAATGTCGGTGTAAATATGGATAGATTTAAGCCAGCCAATAAAACCAATGCAAGGACATCCCTGAATGTTCCTGATGTGTTCACCGTAGTCTATGTCGGAAATTTGATCAAGCTTAAAAGGGTTGACATGGTGATACGCAGCTGTTCGGAACTTGGACCGGAACATGATTGGCGTTTGATGATCATAGGCAGTGGGCCTGAAGAAAGCCAATTAAAATTGTTGGCTTCATCCATCGGCTGTTCCAAAAGGGTATCTTTTATTGGCCAGGTAAGTTATTCAAAGATACCTCAATACGTGGCCTCTGCCGATGTTCTCATGCTCCTGTCAGAAAGCGAAGGACTCCCAGGTTGTATTCAAGAAGCGTTCGCTTGCGGTGTTCCCGTCATCGCGACTGCCGTTGGCGGCGTTGTTGACCTTGTCAAAGACGGCGATAATGGTTTTTTGGTTCGGACATGGGAAGAAGCGCGAGACCGATTGGAAAAAATGATTTCTAATCCTGATCTTACTCTTCGGCTAGGTGCTAGCGCTTACAAGTATGCTCAAAAGAATCTTTCGCTTAACAGTATCGCCAATGACCTTGACAATATCTATCGGAGGCTGATTACAGGATGCCCACAAAGCAAATAA
- a CDS encoding thymidylate synthase: MRASSITARDLSEAWFFCLREVLAYGYEYKIDRGSYAGQKRKELDMITVQILNPENRPIIPDVPPGVPPPSTMEYLDHYLPYLMTGQRAEGEQYTYGQYLESQISEVIRMYKEEGYNTNQAFMTVGNPEAIYLSDPPCLRSVDTRIRYGKLHFVVYFRSWDLWAGFPSNLAALQLLKEYMAAEIGVDPGETIAVSKGMHLYDYAWDIAKTACGLTDELK, from the coding sequence ATGAGAGCATCGAGCATCACTGCCCGTGATCTGTCTGAAGCATGGTTCTTCTGCCTGCGAGAAGTACTGGCCTATGGCTATGAATACAAGATTGACCGCGGCAGTTATGCCGGGCAGAAACGCAAAGAACTGGACATGATAACGGTCCAAATCCTGAACCCCGAGAATCGCCCGATCATTCCCGATGTCCCCCCCGGTGTGCCGCCGCCATCAACAATGGAATATCTTGATCACTACCTTCCCTATCTGATGACAGGGCAACGGGCTGAGGGTGAACAGTACACCTACGGCCAGTACCTTGAAAGCCAGATATCTGAAGTAATCCGCATGTATAAGGAAGAGGGTTACAATACCAATCAGGCTTTTATGACTGTCGGCAATCCTGAAGCGATTTATCTATCCGATCCGCCGTGTCTGCGCAGCGTCGATACACGGATACGCTATGGCAAACTGCATTTCGTCGTGTATTTCCGCTCCTGGGATCTGTGGGCTGGCTTTCCGTCAAATCTGGCCGCTCTGCAACTCCTCAAGGAATATATGGCTGCCGAAATCGGAGTCGATCCCGGGGAGACGATCGCAGTAAGCAAAGGTATGCACCTTTACGACTACGCCTGGGATATTGCAAAGACCGCCTGCGGATTGACTGATGAATTGAAATAG
- a CDS encoding histidine phosphatase family protein codes for MSKHSTICTVRHGQTDFNIQKRYAGSLDVQLNAVGIKDTVEAAKTLSLLGLNIRAIICSALHRSIQTAEILSNGLPIIQCSLANERNFGEMQGKTVDQVKLMNPPIEYLHAGNDTHSLNPPGGESFPELRHRAEKFYDFLSQHRGDFGILVVSHGVFLQQFHGVILNRTWEESLEFEVPNLTLTCFAFSDGALTGMTTHQLCAKSQNSW; via the coding sequence ATGAGTAAACATTCAACTATTTGTACCGTTAGACACGGACAAACTGATTTCAATATCCAAAAAAGATACGCTGGTTCGTTGGATGTTCAACTGAATGCCGTTGGAATAAAAGACACCGTCGAAGCAGCTAAAACACTTAGTTTACTTGGTCTAAACATACGTGCAATCATCTGCTCGGCGTTGCATCGTTCAATCCAGACTGCTGAGATTCTTTCGAATGGACTGCCGATTATTCAATGTTCCCTAGCTAATGAAAGAAACTTCGGCGAGATGCAGGGTAAAACAGTCGACCAGGTAAAACTAATGAACCCACCGATAGAGTATCTCCACGCCGGCAATGACACGCATTCATTAAATCCGCCGGGCGGCGAGTCATTTCCGGAACTGAGGCATCGAGCCGAAAAGTTTTATGATTTCTTATCACAACATCGTGGTGATTTCGGTATTTTGGTTGTATCGCACGGCGTGTTCCTTCAGCAGTTCCATGGTGTTATTCTGAATAGGACCTGGGAAGAATCTCTTGAGTTTGAAGTGCCCAATTTAACCTTAACATGTTTTGCATTTTCGGACGGTGCTCTTACCGGCATGACGACACACCAACTCTGTGCCAAGTCACAAAATTCTTGGTAG
- a CDS encoding glycoside hydrolase family 18 protein, with the protein MAILKSTSPKRILLLALISSCCMLQSCMAIPTEADLKPNNNMRLVTFFAWADQKDLNKIDWSHFTDAVYEYVDVDPEDGTLVYSWPDNALSDFVNKTKSHDVHPWIAVVGKWPNSTFFPTIESSSRQLFIKNLIDFCNSYGLYGVNLDIEPISDAATFSDFIVELATSFENSNLKLSIAVESKNLNVLPYAAAYLDWIDVMAYDIYYTVGYPEHSTYEDSIQAIDLYFQGGIPKNKLLLGIPFYGRDAATGFFRYDYIANKYAPSPGANSVSEPSVPGGIIWFNGSDLVRQKTKYVIEHGYLGVAVYKAPLNIENGKSLLNSITEQLLTGTTRQGS; encoded by the coding sequence ATGGCGATCCTAAAAAGCACCTCCCCCAAACGTATCCTCCTCCTCGCTTTGATTAGTTCATGTTGCATGCTCCAGTCCTGCATGGCAATCCCTACCGAGGCGGACTTAAAACCCAACAATAACATGCGACTAGTCACTTTTTTTGCCTGGGCAGACCAGAAAGACCTCAATAAGATTGATTGGAGCCATTTTACAGATGCCGTCTATGAATACGTCGATGTCGATCCCGAAGACGGTACACTAGTTTATTCATGGCCCGATAATGCGTTGTCCGATTTCGTCAATAAAACAAAATCCCACGATGTACATCCGTGGATCGCCGTGGTCGGCAAATGGCCGAATTCAACGTTTTTCCCGACCATAGAATCATCCTCAAGACAGCTCTTCATTAAGAATCTCATCGATTTCTGCAATTCTTATGGCCTTTATGGCGTAAACTTAGATATTGAGCCTATCTCCGATGCAGCTACATTTTCAGATTTCATCGTCGAACTGGCAACCTCGTTCGAGAATTCGAACCTTAAATTATCTATTGCGGTGGAATCCAAGAACCTCAATGTGCTGCCTTACGCCGCAGCATACCTCGATTGGATCGATGTAATGGCTTATGATATTTATTACACGGTCGGCTATCCCGAACATTCTACCTACGAAGACTCGATTCAAGCTATAGACCTGTATTTTCAGGGTGGTATTCCCAAGAATAAACTGTTGTTGGGGATACCGTTTTATGGTCGGGACGCCGCTACCGGTTTTTTCCGCTACGACTACATTGCTAACAAATACGCTCCAAGCCCTGGTGCGAATTCCGTTTCAGAGCCCTCGGTACCGGGTGGGATAATCTGGTTTAACGGATCTGACCTTGTCAGACAAAAGACCAAATACGTGATCGAACATGGTTATCTCGGCGTTGCTGTTTACAAGGCGCCTCTCAATATAGAAAATGGAAAATCGCTGCTTAACTCCATTACCGAACAATTATTGACCGGAACGACGAGACAAGGAAGTTGA
- a CDS encoding InlB B-repeat-containing protein, whose protein sequence is MAPVATSAASTTSSTSKSVSVFYFGGWSASIRDRLIASKPEYVILDLSTWPRIPPSDITLCKNAGITLCAYIPTGGMRGYIWNELDTTDKTPAGLDRLINQAVNIGLNGVFFDEGGLYTPVAGRTWQDAFLDRTLVAPGSGAGVSSPPILSVIGNPKYNATTAEAWKGLTAEYYINHAKEHNMFVIVGCPDEYVRPSRINSNIFPIVNAVLTSEEYNTRAPGLAPVGQEKFFTNQCFVLSYSGSYDASSTNSAINYGFGAAYCSISLQQLPSPAFENYMAAITEVVPPTTTTPPPTTTTPPTTGMTYSLNVSIQGQGTISNYGTVLPQGSNQIPANATVNLVATPAPGYVFRTWTWPSNWLNNPGYSGWRDNPTSWTMVKSTSIVAVFDRVEAPQTQQYTVNISTLGSGTTSPQGVRTALAGSTMTVTAVPASGFTFAGWTGSITSANQTIDFVVNSNINLQATFSALVKPPEEVYYNLVIGTKGLGKVSLNGKVITAGTYQIPKGQSVTLIAIPEPGYRFRTWTWPSNWLKNPKYAGWKENPTSWIMTEPSSIIAVFEKTS, encoded by the coding sequence GTGGCACCCGTTGCTACCTCTGCGGCTTCGACCACTTCATCAACCTCCAAATCAGTCTCAGTATTCTATTTCGGCGGCTGGTCGGCTAGTATCCGTGACAGACTCATAGCCTCCAAGCCGGAATACGTTATTTTAGACTTGTCAACCTGGCCCAGGATCCCACCGTCTGACATTACACTCTGCAAAAACGCCGGCATTACTCTGTGCGCCTATATTCCGACAGGGGGCATGCGCGGTTACATCTGGAACGAGCTCGATACTACGGACAAGACGCCAGCAGGACTTGATAGGCTTATAAACCAGGCCGTAAATATCGGTTTAAATGGTGTATTCTTCGATGAAGGTGGTCTCTATACACCAGTAGCCGGAAGGACTTGGCAGGACGCATTCCTTGATCGAACACTGGTAGCCCCCGGCAGCGGGGCTGGCGTGAGTAGTCCCCCCATTTTGTCGGTGATTGGTAATCCTAAATACAACGCCACCACCGCTGAAGCATGGAAAGGATTAACGGCAGAGTATTATATCAACCACGCCAAAGAGCATAACATGTTCGTGATCGTTGGTTGCCCGGACGAGTATGTGCGTCCCTCCCGTATAAATTCCAATATCTTCCCAATAGTCAACGCGGTGCTTACCAGTGAGGAATACAATACCCGGGCACCAGGGTTAGCTCCTGTCGGACAGGAAAAATTCTTCACTAATCAATGTTTTGTTCTGTCATACAGTGGTAGTTATGATGCTTCGTCAACCAACAGCGCCATCAACTACGGATTTGGAGCTGCCTACTGTTCTATTAGTTTGCAACAGTTGCCTTCTCCTGCCTTTGAAAACTATATGGCAGCAATTACAGAGGTTGTGCCCCCTACTACGACAACGCCGCCGCCTACTACAACGACACCTCCGACAACGGGTATGACTTACAGTTTGAATGTCTCGATCCAGGGTCAGGGCACAATTAGCAATTACGGGACCGTACTACCCCAGGGCAGCAATCAAATACCTGCTAACGCTACTGTAAATCTCGTAGCCACCCCGGCGCCAGGTTACGTCTTCCGCACCTGGACCTGGCCAAGCAATTGGTTGAACAATCCTGGCTATTCTGGTTGGAGAGACAATCCGACATCCTGGACCATGGTCAAATCAACATCTATAGTGGCGGTGTTCGATAGGGTAGAGGCACCCCAAACCCAACAGTATACGGTGAACATTTCAACCCTGGGCTCGGGAACAACATCCCCACAAGGCGTACGGACTGCCCTGGCAGGTTCAACTATGACTGTCACCGCCGTCCCGGCCAGTGGCTTTACATTTGCCGGTTGGACAGGTTCCATAACATCCGCAAACCAGACGATCGATTTCGTGGTCAATAGCAACATCAACCTTCAAGCGACTTTCTCTGCACTCGTGAAACCACCAGAAGAGGTATACTACAACCTCGTTATAGGCACGAAGGGACTGGGTAAAGTGTCCCTCAATGGCAAGGTGATTACGGCTGGTACATATCAGATTCCTAAAGGGCAGTCAGTCACCCTAATTGCCATCCCAGAGCCGGGATACAGATTCCGCACCTGGACCTGGCCAAGCAATTGGCTGAAAAATCCCAAATATGCAGGCTGGAAAGAAAATCCGACTTCATGGATAATGACCGAGCCTTCTTCGATAATAGCGGTGTTCGAGAAGACCAGCTAA
- a CDS encoding glycosyltransferase family 2 protein produces MIPAHNEERFILKTLASVPEFIDNIFLIDDASTDSTNILASSAAESDPRIKIVRLHKNSGVGAAVICGYGLALDQGSDIVARMDGDNQMPPSMLTKLLDPIVEGAAEFTKGNRLSNSNHRKAMPRFRLIGNTLLTALTKIASGYWNIEDPQNGFVAISRATLQSLDLHDLRKDFSFENDLLIHLGMIRARVVDVPHPAIYMGQTSKIRYLKFIPATSWVLFTGWLRRLKIKFGGSN; encoded by the coding sequence GTGATCCCGGCTCATAATGAAGAACGCTTTATCCTAAAAACACTGGCTAGTGTCCCTGAATTTATCGACAACATATTCCTGATTGATGATGCCAGCACGGATTCTACCAATATTCTGGCATCCTCGGCGGCCGAGTCAGATCCCAGGATAAAAATCGTGAGATTGCACAAGAACAGTGGAGTGGGCGCCGCAGTAATTTGTGGATACGGGCTTGCCTTGGACCAAGGTTCCGATATTGTTGCTCGAATGGATGGCGACAACCAGATGCCACCATCGATGCTGACAAAGCTACTTGATCCAATTGTCGAAGGTGCGGCTGAATTCACCAAAGGAAACCGACTCTCGAACTCCAATCATCGAAAAGCGATGCCAAGATTCAGATTGATTGGAAATACACTTCTGACCGCACTCACCAAGATCGCTTCTGGATATTGGAACATTGAGGACCCTCAAAATGGGTTCGTTGCCATCTCGCGGGCGACGCTCCAAAGTCTTGATTTACACGACTTGCGGAAAGACTTCAGCTTCGAGAATGATTTACTCATCCATTTGGGCATGATTCGGGCGAGGGTTGTAGATGTCCCGCACCCCGCGATTTATATGGGACAAACATCAAAAATTCGTTATCTGAAGTTCATCCCCGCGACTTCCTGGGTACTTTTTACAGGTTGGTTGCGCCGCTTGAAAATAAAATTTGGCGGTTCCAATTAA
- a CDS encoding LuxR C-terminal-related transcriptional regulator translates to MSEYILPLLLFFFAATIFLLLRILILDVLQKWAESRNWPTYIAIGAIWHPMLILSLLIGLLIGVFALSQDIPWKTDLVKLILSIMMLITTLSAMVFTNRIASYFQGQIASNPFYSGIRNVVVATTVILASLVAAGVWGVASTQIFVSVLALFAVLFLLIRDAGPDYFAALQLGIREQIQIGETIRLQDGEQGVVINMGWHCVEIKTPDGKLLIIPNNRLTKQIVTKYKENAVAVKPQYGALDNQRLSPSVIQNKKTSQELISVLSRREMEIAKLVSQGATNKELAKTLFITENTVKMHIRNILHKLEIKNRQQLAVLAAFQSLPKSG, encoded by the coding sequence GTGTCTGAGTATATATTACCGTTATTGCTTTTCTTCTTCGCTGCAACAATCTTTTTGCTTCTTAGAATCCTAATCCTGGACGTGCTGCAAAAGTGGGCTGAAAGCAGAAATTGGCCTACCTATATCGCCATTGGCGCGATTTGGCATCCAATGCTGATCCTTTCTCTGCTTATTGGCCTTCTTATTGGAGTCTTCGCCCTATCACAAGACATCCCCTGGAAAACCGATCTTGTAAAACTCATCTTGTCAATTATGATGCTGATCACCACGCTATCGGCCATGGTCTTCACAAACAGAATTGCGAGTTATTTCCAAGGTCAAATAGCCTCAAATCCTTTTTACAGCGGTATACGTAATGTTGTTGTCGCTACAACCGTGATTCTTGCCTCACTCGTCGCGGCAGGAGTATGGGGAGTCGCTTCGACTCAGATATTTGTTTCAGTCCTTGCGCTATTCGCTGTTCTTTTTTTATTAATTCGAGATGCCGGACCAGACTATTTCGCCGCCCTTCAGCTTGGTATTCGAGAACAAATTCAAATTGGTGAGACTATAAGACTACAGGATGGCGAACAGGGCGTTGTTATCAATATGGGGTGGCATTGCGTCGAAATTAAGACTCCTGATGGTAAGCTTTTAATTATTCCCAATAATAGGCTGACCAAACAGATAGTCACCAAGTATAAAGAAAATGCTGTCGCGGTCAAACCTCAGTATGGTGCTTTAGATAACCAAAGGTTATCGCCTTCCGTAATACAGAATAAAAAAACCAGCCAGGAATTGATTTCAGTCCTTTCGCGAAGGGAAATGGAGATTGCCAAGCTTGTTTCTCAGGGCGCAACGAATAAGGAGCTTGCAAAAACCCTGTTCATTACCGAAAACACCGTCAAGATGCACATCAGAAATATCCTGCACAAATTGGAAATAAAAAACAGGCAGCAGCTTGCGGTTTTGGCCGCATTTCAATCGCTGCCTAAAAGTGGATAA
- a CDS encoding phenylacetate--CoA ligase family protein: MTIKNREDLVRFQRKHLESLLLHAYQKVPYYTRVLNEIRLISGGKVDFDNFNKIPILTKELMKKHRTDLLSTDHKSRHSFTSSTGGSTGEPTLFTQDREYVRWGRVANRYYYDKILGINEGSLKKIILWGSHDEYLHNQKDIVSRSLYSLTNTILLNSFKMTDTDLVQYISIINKFKPDLIRGYASSLFHLCQFIEFNKFQTHHPKIVISSAETLTDEMRNTIEKVWGTKVFNFYGSRETNNLGGECLQGLIHTLGFHEYVEIIKEDGSNAVDGEEGRVVVTNLHNYAMPFIRCDLGDLAVRGPDICSCGSPLPTLRSVTGRSNQILRGCNGIPMSPCFVPYLFYPGCDDSNEGKVQYQKIKQYQLIQESKDHISVKIIVDPNSGKSDFEYIIANIKQALGQEMNVQLNLVDDIEPLPSGKKLYVLSKVEPTVSPNGL; encoded by the coding sequence ATGACAATCAAAAACCGGGAGGACCTGGTTCGTTTCCAGCGGAAACACCTGGAATCGTTACTCCTCCACGCTTATCAAAAAGTGCCTTATTACACACGAGTTCTTAATGAGATCAGATTGATATCTGGCGGAAAGGTGGATTTCGATAACTTTAACAAGATCCCGATTCTGACTAAAGAATTGATGAAAAAACATCGAACTGACTTATTATCAACGGATCATAAGTCACGCCATTCTTTCACCAGTTCAACTGGCGGTTCGACCGGTGAACCAACGTTGTTTACGCAAGATAGAGAATATGTCCGTTGGGGAAGAGTCGCCAACCGCTACTACTACGATAAAATCCTGGGAATCAACGAGGGTTCGCTAAAAAAAATAATTCTCTGGGGATCGCATGACGAGTATCTCCACAATCAAAAGGACATAGTTTCCAGGTCCTTGTACTCGTTGACCAATACGATTCTTTTAAATAGTTTCAAAATGACTGACACAGATCTTGTTCAATATATCTCCATCATAAACAAATTTAAACCAGATTTAATTCGCGGTTATGCGAGTTCTCTCTTCCATCTTTGCCAATTTATAGAATTTAATAAATTTCAAACGCATCATCCCAAAATAGTAATTAGTTCTGCAGAAACTCTCACTGACGAAATGAGAAACACTATCGAAAAAGTTTGGGGCACTAAAGTTTTTAATTTTTATGGCTCCAGAGAAACCAACAATTTGGGAGGAGAGTGCCTCCAAGGCTTGATCCACACTCTAGGGTTCCACGAATATGTTGAAATAATAAAAGAAGATGGGAGCAATGCTGTCGATGGGGAAGAGGGTCGGGTTGTCGTGACCAACCTTCACAATTATGCCATGCCGTTTATCAGATGCGATCTTGGGGACTTGGCTGTCCGTGGCCCAGACATCTGCTCCTGCGGGAGTCCATTACCCACCCTTCGATCAGTTACGGGGAGAAGTAACCAGATCCTTCGAGGCTGCAATGGGATTCCAATGTCACCATGTTTTGTGCCGTACTTGTTTTATCCTGGATGCGATGACTCAAATGAAGGAAAAGTCCAGTACCAGAAAATAAAACAGTACCAGTTAATCCAAGAATCTAAAGATCATATCTCGGTCAAGATTATTGTAGACCCAAATAGTGGAAAATCGGATTTTGAGTACATAATAGCAAATATCAAACAGGCTCTGGGTCAGGAAATGAATGTCCAGCTAAATCTTGTTGACGACATTGAACCACTTCCATCCGGTAAAAAATTGTATGTGCTGTCAAAGGTTGAACCGACCGTATCACCAAATGGGTTATGA
- a CDS encoding DUF6541 family protein: protein MSLPKFIFINVLTWFLVVAETLIPIAPIRVGIGIPFLLFFPGYALLSALTIQSTQRLFLSVPLSMLVATLVGLGLNSTPWGINMVSVTYALALFTTFCLFIAVVRHRFASSNLDIHHPTSRVSESAWFSRPESAFNKTFFFFSIFIALGAMSAIIYFFNAPKTGEEFTQFTIASSAEGNTHFPNTLPINQAFTVYVSIFNHEGQTLNYAVELKKNGNTVDTWSDLVLADGQTRQEPLTFIFDSSGQDQKIEISLLINGQPYLSPLYLWFDVLDT from the coding sequence ATGAGCTTACCTAAATTCATATTTATTAATGTTCTTACCTGGTTTCTAGTGGTTGCCGAGACCCTTATTCCGATAGCCCCTATACGCGTTGGCATCGGTATACCATTCCTTCTTTTTTTCCCGGGTTATGCGCTTTTAAGTGCGCTTACCATTCAGTCTACCCAAAGGCTTTTTCTGAGCGTGCCTTTAAGTATGCTGGTGGCAACCCTTGTTGGCCTCGGTCTGAATTCAACTCCTTGGGGCATAAACATGGTTTCGGTGACTTACGCATTGGCTCTTTTTACAACATTTTGCCTTTTTATTGCCGTCGTTCGACACAGATTCGCATCCTCCAACCTGGATATTCACCATCCTACTTCCAGAGTGTCTGAATCTGCCTGGTTCTCACGCCCAGAATCGGCTTTTAACAAAACATTCTTTTTCTTCTCTATCTTCATTGCTTTGGGCGCAATGTCAGCGATTATATACTTCTTCAACGCACCCAAGACCGGGGAAGAATTCACTCAATTTACGATAGCCTCTTCAGCGGAAGGTAATACCCATTTTCCCAATACCCTGCCGATCAATCAGGCTTTCACGGTTTATGTCTCCATATTTAACCATGAGGGACAAACGCTAAATTACGCGGTTGAACTTAAGAAGAATGGGAACACAGTCGATACATGGTCGGACCTCGTCCTGGCTGACGGGCAGACCCGACAGGAGCCGCTGACTTTTATTTTTGATTCCTCAGGCCAGGATCAGAAGATTGAGATTTCACTCCTAATAAATGGACAACCTTATCTTTCGCCTTTATACCTATGGTTTGACGTGCTGGATACTTAG
- a CDS encoding oligosaccharide flippase family protein produces the protein MVSSGYRAILKEEIGPEAKNFINNLLIVTLGSGLASLGTFAFTILGGRLLGPEEFGKFSLIQSVAFILYIPMLAGFGVGLVKYASETSNLLQQKKILGTTFRLTALTTVVSVIVILLLRPWIIEIFSITPEMLIIALFVSVVYVLSSMANSVQRGLKLMKSYAVWQPVYAFILLVLFGVFAFLRVDSFRAMALPLLVAYGITGLGIMIMLGVRNHLSFGYDYNTAKKLMKYSFFGLIVLISSSIYTNVGRIFVAHYLTFSDVGVYSAYFGSSINLGSILFLTFNAVFFPTISGYEDQRPVLAKFERILPYFVIGGITGVFIFESIALRLFGEGYPRDIWLMVLFAATTVLNIWYLVYSNVFNAKGLRGAKYSAVTVVIMALVIFSLSFGLIPIFGVAGAVGASAISFGVGIIFLRGFRQQVFGRLNDQPPTNLN, from the coding sequence GTGGTTTCGTCCGGTTATCGAGCGATCCTGAAAGAAGAGATCGGGCCGGAAGCCAAGAATTTCATCAATAATCTCCTTATAGTGACCCTCGGGTCCGGATTAGCATCTTTGGGCACTTTTGCTTTTACTATCCTGGGTGGTCGTCTGCTCGGGCCGGAAGAATTCGGGAAATTTTCGCTTATCCAGTCGGTAGCATTCATATTGTATATTCCGATGCTCGCAGGGTTCGGCGTCGGCCTAGTCAAATATGCAAGTGAAACCTCAAATCTCCTCCAACAAAAAAAAATCCTTGGGACGACATTTAGACTGACAGCCTTAACTACGGTGGTCTCGGTTATTGTCATCCTGCTCCTTCGGCCTTGGATTATCGAGATATTCTCTATCACACCAGAAATGCTTATCATCGCCCTGTTCGTTAGTGTTGTTTACGTACTGTCGTCGATGGCCAACAGTGTCCAACGCGGCCTTAAACTGATGAAGTCATATGCGGTGTGGCAGCCGGTTTATGCTTTCATTTTGCTTGTTTTATTCGGAGTATTCGCTTTCTTGCGCGTTGATTCATTCCGTGCCATGGCACTACCTTTGTTGGTAGCTTACGGGATTACTGGTCTCGGCATCATGATAATGCTAGGTGTTAGAAATCACTTGAGCTTTGGATATGATTACAACACGGCAAAGAAATTGATGAAATATTCATTTTTTGGCCTGATTGTGCTGATCAGCTCTTCGATCTATACCAACGTTGGCAGGATTTTCGTTGCGCACTACTTAACCTTCTCCGATGTTGGAGTATATAGTGCGTATTTCGGATCCTCGATAAACCTTGGGTCGATCCTCTTCCTGACGTTTAATGCAGTCTTTTTCCCCACCATTTCAGGTTATGAAGACCAGCGGCCAGTACTTGCCAAGTTCGAAAGGATACTACCCTATTTCGTAATAGGTGGAATAACAGGAGTTTTCATATTTGAATCAATCGCTCTCAGGTTGTTTGGAGAAGGTTATCCAAGAGACATCTGGTTGATGGTGTTGTTTGCTGCCACGACGGTGCTCAACATTTGGTATCTAGTATATTCCAATGTGTTTAACGCCAAAGGTCTTAGAGGTGCTAAATATAGTGCCGTAACCGTAGTCATCATGGCACTTGTCATTTTCTCGTTGAGTTTTGGGTTAATCCCAATATTTGGGGTAGCTGGTGCTGTCGGTGCGTCTGCAATATCTTTTGGAGTTGGGATCATCTTCCTGCGAGGCTTTAGACAACAGGTATTTGGCCGATTGAACGATCAACCCCCGACCAACCTCAATTGA